A window from Telopea speciosissima isolate NSW1024214 ecotype Mountain lineage chromosome 8, Tspe_v1, whole genome shotgun sequence encodes these proteins:
- the LOC122670953 gene encoding nuclear pore complex protein NUP50A-like isoform X1, with the protein MGDSENAAPPSKKRVAGRELSRDNPGLDDEDESTEQETETFKRASDEVLANRRIVKVRRHQPPAAASSNPFAGIRLLPPTESSAKPAEVIPEAGEQNVSEGVDKTSDVGIETEKEPEITELKKEDENDKPSENKTDEPKAEFDADRGPEITELKKEDENDKPSEDKTDEPKAESDADKNKSDSVDEEHRPESGEEKKGVDGEETKKDAKEHNGQETTAHSPAGAPLSSFRQLSSSQNAFTSLIGTGFSSSSFSFGTIPKDGPVIGSGSGSGSAFGPLFGLKNDKPSSYPLSSFGSSNNGSPSVFSTAGPSSIKKNEGIGPSLQEVPVETGEENEKAVFTADAVLFEYLDGGWKERGKGEVKVNVSTTGTEKARLIMRARGNLRLILNASLYPDMKLTNMEKKGITFACINSTGEGKEGLSTFALKFKDGFIVEEFCGAVMVHKDKKTTVLKTPENSPKASDD; encoded by the coding sequence ATGGGCGATTCAGAAAATGCAGCTCCTCCTTCAAAAAAAAGGGTTGCTGGGAGAGAACTATCTCGGGATAATCCTGGtcttgatgatgaggatgagtcTACTGAGCAAGAGACTGAGACATTCAAGAGGGCCAGTGATGAAGTGTTGGCAAACAGAAGAATCGTTAAGGTTCGCCGTCATCAACCTCCAGCAGCTGCCTCTTCCAATCCTTTTGCTGGGATCCGCTTATTACCTCCTACTGAATCCAGTGCAAAACCAGCTGAAGTGATCCCTGAAGCCGGTGAGCAAAATGTTTCAGAAGGTGTAGACAAAACAAGCGATGTGGGTATAGAAACTGAAAAGGAGCCTGAAataactgaactaaaaaaagaGGATGAGAATGATAAGCCGTCAGAAAACAAGACTGATGAACCGAAGGCAGAATTTGATGCTGATAGGGGGCCTGAAATAACTGAACTGAAAAAAGAGGATGAGAATGATAAGCCGTCAGAGGACAAGACTGATGAACCAAAGGCAGAATCTGATGCTGATAAGAACAAAAGTGATTCAGTTGATGAGGAACATAGACCTGAGAGTGGTGAGGaaaagaaaggtgttgatggtGAAGAAACGAAGAAGGATgctaaggaacacaatggtcaAGAAACTACAGCCCATTCTCCAGCAGGTGCTCCTCTAAGTTCATTTCGACAACTGTCAAGCAGCCAAAATGCCTTCACAAGTCTTATTGGTACTGGATTTTCCAGTTCATCATTCTCCTTTGGCACAATTCCAAAGGATGGTCCAGTAattggttctggttctggttctggttctgctTTTGGGCCTCTGTTTGGCCTTAAGAATGACAAACCGTCTTCTTATCCTCTCTCTAGTTTTGGTAGCTCTAACAATGGGAGCCCTTCTGTCTTTAGCACTGCAGGGCCATCCAGTATTAAAAAGAACGAGGGAATTGGCCCCTCGTTGCAGGAAGTGCCTGTTGAGACAGGGGAAGAGAATGAGAAAGCTGTTTTCACTGCTGATGCTGTGTTGTTTGAGTATCTTGATGGAGGGTGGAAGGAACGAGGGAAAGGAGAAGTCAAAGTGAATGTTTCGACAACTGGAACTGAAAAGGCCAGACTTATTATGAGAGCTAGGGGAAACTTGCGGTTGATCTTAAATGCAAGTCTTTACCCCGACATGAAACTAACAAATATGGAAAAGAAAGGTATCACTTTTGCTTGCATAAATAGCACAGGAGAAGGTAAGGAAGGGCTATCTACATTTGCGTTGAAGTTCAAGGATGGTTTTATTGTGGAAGAGTTCTGTGGTGCAGTTATGGTGCACAAAGATAAGAAGACTACAGTCCTGAAGACACCAGAGAATTCTCCTAAAGCTTCAGATGATTAA
- the LOC122670953 gene encoding nuclear pore complex protein NUP50A-like isoform X2: MGDSENAAPPSKKRVAGRELSRDNPGLDDEDESTEQETETFKRASDEVLANRRIVKVRRHQPPAAASSNPFAGIRLLPPTESSAKPAEVIPEAGEQNVSEGVDKTSDVGIETEKEPEITELKKEDENDKPSENKTDEPKAESDADKNKSDSVDEEHRPESGEEKKGVDGEETKKDAKEHNGQETTAHSPAGAPLSSFRQLSSSQNAFTSLIGTGFSSSSFSFGTIPKDGPVIGSGSGSGSAFGPLFGLKNDKPSSYPLSSFGSSNNGSPSVFSTAGPSSIKKNEGIGPSLQEVPVETGEENEKAVFTADAVLFEYLDGGWKERGKGEVKVNVSTTGTEKARLIMRARGNLRLILNASLYPDMKLTNMEKKGITFACINSTGEGKEGLSTFALKFKDGFIVEEFCGAVMVHKDKKTTVLKTPENSPKASDD, from the exons ATGGGCGATTCAGAAAATGCAGCTCCTCCTTCAAAAAAAAGGGTTGCTGGGAGAGAACTATCTCGGGATAATCCTGGtcttgatgatgaggatgagtcTACTGAGCAAGAGACTGAGACATTCAAGAGGGCCAGTGATGAAGTGTTGGCAAACAGAAGAATCGTTAAGGTTCGCCGTCATCAACCTCCAGCAGCTGCCTCTTCCAATCCTTTTGCTGGGATCCGCTTATTACCTCCTACTGAATCCAGTGCAAAACCAGCTGAAGTGATCCCTGAAGCCGGTGAGCAAAATGTTTCAGAAGGTGTAGACAAAACAAGCGATGTGGGTATAGAAACTGAAAAGGAGCCTGAAataactgaactaaaaaaagaGGATGAGAATGATAAGCCGTCAGAAAACAAGACTGATGAACCGAAG GCAGAATCTGATGCTGATAAGAACAAAAGTGATTCAGTTGATGAGGAACATAGACCTGAGAGTGGTGAGGaaaagaaaggtgttgatggtGAAGAAACGAAGAAGGATgctaaggaacacaatggtcaAGAAACTACAGCCCATTCTCCAGCAGGTGCTCCTCTAAGTTCATTTCGACAACTGTCAAGCAGCCAAAATGCCTTCACAAGTCTTATTGGTACTGGATTTTCCAGTTCATCATTCTCCTTTGGCACAATTCCAAAGGATGGTCCAGTAattggttctggttctggttctggttctgctTTTGGGCCTCTGTTTGGCCTTAAGAATGACAAACCGTCTTCTTATCCTCTCTCTAGTTTTGGTAGCTCTAACAATGGGAGCCCTTCTGTCTTTAGCACTGCAGGGCCATCCAGTATTAAAAAGAACGAGGGAATTGGCCCCTCGTTGCAGGAAGTGCCTGTTGAGACAGGGGAAGAGAATGAGAAAGCTGTTTTCACTGCTGATGCTGTGTTGTTTGAGTATCTTGATGGAGGGTGGAAGGAACGAGGGAAAGGAGAAGTCAAAGTGAATGTTTCGACAACTGGAACTGAAAAGGCCAGACTTATTATGAGAGCTAGGGGAAACTTGCGGTTGATCTTAAATGCAAGTCTTTACCCCGACATGAAACTAACAAATATGGAAAAGAAAGGTATCACTTTTGCTTGCATAAATAGCACAGGAGAAGGTAAGGAAGGGCTATCTACATTTGCGTTGAAGTTCAAGGATGGTTTTATTGTGGAAGAGTTCTGTGGTGCAGTTATGGTGCACAAAGATAAGAAGACTACAGTCCTGAAGACACCAGAGAATTCTCCTAAAGCTTCAGATGATTAA
- the LOC122671289 gene encoding leucine-rich repeat extensin-like protein 4 has translation MKKQSYQYLDLQLDFLLFFFLLFVSSSSASLAKEGEDVFFSNNGGLTDSEAMYIRQRQLLYYRDEFGDRGENVTVDPSLVFENPRLKNAYIALQAWKEAILSDPLNLTANWVGSNVCNYTGVYCSKALDNRRIRTVAGIDLNHGDIAGYLPEELGLLTDLALFHINSNRFCGTVPHKFVKLKLLYELDLSNNRFAGKFPQVVLKLPTLKYLDLRFNEFEGTVPKELFDKDLDAIFINDNRFHFDLPDNFGNSPVSVIVLANNKFHGCVPSSLGNMTNLNEIIMLNNGFRSCLPSEIGFLTNLTVFDVSFNKLMGPLPDSIGNMVSLEQLDVAHNMFSGTIPGSICSLPNLQNFTYSYNFFTGEPPSCLRLPEYDDQKNCLPARPNQRSAAQCKLFLSRPVHCSAFRCAPFVPSLPSPPPPSPPIPVPSPPVKSPPSPVFSPPPPVFTPPSPSPPPPPPPPLSSPPPPPPPVFSPPPPVYSPPPPPPSPPPPVYSPRPPPPSPPPPSPPPPPPSPPPPSPTPPPPSPPPPSPPPPCVRPPPPLPPNSLPPPPHSPPPPHSPPPPPPSPPPPPSPPPPPPSPPPPPSPPPPPPSPPPPHSPPPPPPSPPPPHSPPPPPPSPPPPPSPSPPPPSPPPPPSPSPPPHSPPPPPSPPPPHSPPPPHYYSPPPPPNSPPPPPPCIEPPPPPCIEPPPPPPCIEPPPPPPPSPSPIHYLPPPSPSPPPPTPPIHHASPPPPVPCENSPSPSPAPEYEGPMPPINGVSYASPPPPPYY, from the exons ATGAAGAAGCAGAGCTACCAATACTTGGATCTGCAACTAGATttccttctattcttcttcctgttGTTTGTTtcgtcttcttctgcttctttagCGAAAGAAGGTGAAGATGTCTTCTTTTCTAACAATGGCGGACTTACGGACTCCGAAGCCATGTACATCAGGCAACGGCAACTCTTGTACTATAGAGACGAGTTTGGTGATAGAGGAGAGAATGTCACGGTCGATCCTTCGCTTGTCTTCGAGAACCCTAGGCTTAAGAACGCCTACATTGCCTTGCAAGCATGGAAGGAAGCTATTCTCTCCGATCCTCTCAATCTGACTGCTAACTGGGTCGGATCTAATGTCTGCAACTACACTGGAGTCTACTGTTCAAAAGCTCTCGATAATCGACGGATCCGAACCGTCGCCGGCATTGATCTCAACCATGGCGACATTGCTGGTTACCTTCCGGAGGAGCTAGGGTTGCTCACAGATCTCGCGTTATTCCATATCAACTCCAATCGCTTCTGTGGCACTGTGCCTCACAAGTTCGTCAAGCTTAAGCTTCTGTATGAGCTGGATCTCAGTAACAATCGCTTTGCTGGCAAGTTCCCTCAGGTTGTTCTCAAATTGCCCACGCTCAAATATCTCGATCTGAGATTCAATGAGTTTGAAGGCACTGTCCCCAAAGAGCTCTTCGACAAGGATCTTGACGCCATTTTTATTAATGACAATCGGTTTCACTTCGATCTGCCGGACAATTTTGGCAACTCTCCGGTTTCTGTGATTGTTCTTGCAAATAACAAGTTTCATGGATGTGTCCCTTCGAGCTTGGGCAACATGACGAACTTGAATGAAATTATCATGTTGAACAACGGCTTCCGATCGTGTTTGCCTTCGGAGATCGGATTTTTGACGAATTTGACTGTGTTCGATGTGAGCTTCAATAAGCTAATGGGACCATTGCCTGATAGCATTGGGAACATGGTGAGCTTGGAGCAGCTGGATGTGGCTCACAACATGTTCTCGGGTACGATTCCTGGGAGTATCTGTTCGCTTCCGAATCTGCAGAACTTCACCTACTCTTACAACTTCTTCACGGGCGAACCTCCATCGTGCCTGAGACTTCCTGAATATGACGATCAAAAGAATTGCTTGCCAGCGAGGCCAAACCAGAGGTCAGCCGCGCAATGTAAGTTGTTCTTGTCTCGTCCTGTGCATTGTAGTGCTTTCAGATGTGCTCCTTTTGTTCCTTCTTTGCCATCTCCGCCTCCACCCTCACCTCCCATTCCTGTGCCATCTCCGCCGGTTAAGTCACCTCCATCGCCGGTTTTCTCACCTCCTCCGCCAGTATTTACCCCTCCATCTCCGTCTCCACCacctccgcctccaccacctTTGAGCTCGCCTCCCCCACCGCCGCCGCCTGTtttctcaccaccaccaccagtctACTCTCCTCCACCCCCGCCACCTTCTCCGCCACCACCTGTTTACTCTCCACGTCCTCCACCACCTTCCCCACCTCCACCTTCGCCACCACCTCCTCcgccatcgccaccaccaccatcccctACACCACCTCCTCCGTCTCCGCCACCACC ATCTCCACCGCCGCCTTGTGTTCGGCCTCCACCACCTCTACCTCCTAATTCACTTCCTCCTCCGCCACATTCACCGCCCCCTCCCCATTCACCACCACCTCCGCCACCGTCACCGCCTCCTCCCCCTTCACCACCACCTCCGCCACCTTcaccccctcctcccccttcaCCACCACCTCCGCCACCTTCACCGCCTCCTCCCCATTCACCACCGCCTCCGCCGCCTTCACCGCCTCCTCCCCATTCACCACCACCTCCGCCACCTTcgccacctcctcctccttcaccatcaccacctccaccttcgccacctcctcctccttcaccatcaccacctccaCATTCGCCACCTCCTCCCCCTTCACCTCCTCCACCACATTCGCCACCTCCTCCCCATTACTATtccccacctccaccacccaattcacctccaccaccacctccatgCATAgaaccaccacctcctccatgTATAGagcccccacccccacccccatgcATAGAACcgcccccaccaccaccaccctcaccGTCTCCAATTCACTACTTGCCACCTCCAtctccatcaccaccaccacctacgCCACCAATTCACCATGCTTCCCCGCCTCCTCCTGTTCCTTGTGAAAACTCTCCATCGCCATCTCCTGCACCGGAATATGAGGGCCCGATGCCACCAATTAATGGAGTTTCATAcgcatctccaccaccacctccctACTATTGA